One part of the Thiothrix nivea DSM 5205 genome encodes these proteins:
- a CDS encoding tyrosine-protein phosphatase yields the protein MYCIRPLLLSLLLLPGLVFAVPSERPAEWAKPVANSKLDNFYQVSPLLYRSAQPLPEDFRELQQRGISEVLDLRLYHRDTPVPDSTLELQQAPLSPGNINPRYLTKALQVIANAKGPVLVHCLHGSDRTGLVVALYRVVCQGWSKQQAIEEMQDGGYGFHLFFSNIPAFIEEVDEEKLRRDVRGKACPAIQ from the coding sequence GTGTATTGCATACGCCCTCTTCTACTATCCCTGCTGCTATTACCGGGGCTGGTATTCGCCGTACCGTCCGAGCGCCCTGCCGAATGGGCAAAGCCGGTGGCCAACAGCAAGCTGGACAACTTTTATCAGGTAAGCCCGTTGCTATACCGCTCCGCCCAGCCGCTTCCGGAAGATTTCCGCGAACTGCAACAACGTGGTATCAGCGAAGTACTGGATTTGCGCCTGTACCACCGCGACACGCCTGTGCCTGATTCAACACTGGAATTACAGCAAGCTCCGCTGTCACCGGGCAATATCAACCCCCGGTATCTGACCAAAGCCTTGCAGGTTATCGCCAACGCCAAAGGGCCGGTACTGGTGCATTGCCTGCACGGCTCCGACCGTACCGGGCTGGTGGTCGCCCTGTATCGCGTCGTCTGCCAAGGCTGGAGCAAACAGCAGGCAATCGAGGAAATGCAGGATGGTGGGTATGGTTTCCACCTCTTTTTTAGCAATATCCCGGCATTTATCGAAGAGGTCGATGAGGAAAAGCTGCGCAGGGATGTGCGTGGGAAAGCATGTCCGGCAATACAATAA
- a CDS encoding COR domain-containing protein, which produces MAELPTKEDLEKLYREKGIDALVWYAWRNALRALPTLGHLSVKHIWGDKSVENLIAICHISLILGQWMKVPKQNAALRASAHAATLGADTHAVSAVSAATCAAGVAGKAASVYTYTEVVVSATAVERAVHDASAIAVTSVTDACSANKYSAAVDYKLISQINALTPKWWYSQPLWECAESDADKFKLAEINQHWFDFTQQLRNLDLDFIANDLNDLWESKPLSNHAKNYLEAFSYGELNDPAILRRLILEGETAEHIHAVRVLLLGPGGAGKSSLADRLQGRPLVEQDKKLTVGVDYLNHQSLNLYKIFGYLRQEYKPLDLYLWDFGGQTIFHGLHRAFLHENCVYVLVVDSRHEQAPDEWLYQIREITKGRAVTTLLVTNWYEKCETRQNEVRLRREFPDLLDEGSFFYFSCHESDAPGFKDFVQALEKACLDSQRMVLKETLDVNEALQQQYQDDVFLESADLEDIIEQVTRRPESVETLPNKLEQLGFLVRVDSDDQHYCLKPAWAVDNAYAVLYSPLLREAKGVLKLKTLQREFKGQIATQHMTHLVEFLQMRSLCRKLTSDDGYFFPDAAPADELPEASELLGDKAQGLAIRFDLPYLPLGFHAALVHRLFVPGGISSTADIWRQGFILRKNHSRAVVHYLTRKSVVELALAGDWQDFAGLLNTVLVNLKAVLLEGKGIREEQIVPSVVLDQQVFSVHSAERLVGVLGQINNRPQLVEEIKAMAAGKVTNYYDSTHNEGDGQYVTHSHDVEMNQFLDKSENTITTDQRQQIAVIVDELLKQAGSLPAKEIIAVGQVKEALEDKGGKPESRKLLGSVWNGLKDVLGVTKTTTDIAKFAMEHQAGIVGAITTAVALL; this is translated from the coding sequence ATGGCAGAACTTCCCACCAAAGAAGACCTTGAAAAGCTTTATCGTGAAAAAGGGATAGATGCGTTGGTGTGGTATGCATGGCGAAATGCTTTGCGTGCATTGCCCACTTTGGGACATTTGTCTGTTAAACATATTTGGGGAGATAAATCTGTTGAGAATTTAATTGCAATTTGCCATATATCTTTGATTTTGGGACAGTGGATGAAAGTCCCAAAACAGAACGCAGCCCTCAGAGCTTCAGCTCATGCTGCGACTCTTGGAGCCGACACACACGCTGTTAGTGCAGTTTCTGCCGCCACCTGCGCTGCTGGAGTCGCTGGTAAGGCTGCTTCTGTTTACACTTATACGGAAGTTGTTGTTAGCGCTACTGCCGTTGAACGTGCCGTTCATGATGCATCCGCCATTGCTGTTACTTCTGTCACTGATGCCTGCTCAGCCAACAAATATAGCGCTGCTGTTGATTATAAGTTAATAAGCCAGATAAATGCTTTGACACCAAAGTGGTGGTATAGCCAACCCTTATGGGAATGTGCGGAGTCAGATGCAGATAAATTTAAATTAGCAGAAATCAATCAGCATTGGTTTGATTTTACTCAACAATTGCGAAATCTGGATTTAGATTTTATAGCAAATGACTTGAATGATTTGTGGGAATCAAAGCCATTAAGTAATCATGCAAAAAATTATTTGGAAGCATTTTCTTATGGTGAATTAAATGACCCAGCTATATTGCGTCGCTTGATTCTGGAAGGTGAGACAGCAGAGCACATCCACGCTGTCCGGGTCTTATTGTTAGGGCCGGGTGGAGCCGGGAAAAGTTCTTTGGCTGACCGTTTACAGGGTAGACCTTTGGTGGAACAGGATAAAAAATTGACAGTTGGAGTGGATTATCTAAATCATCAGTCATTGAATTTGTACAAAATATTCGGCTATTTACGGCAGGAATATAAGCCATTGGATTTGTACCTATGGGACTTCGGCGGACAAACCATTTTCCACGGCTTGCATCGTGCCTTCCTGCATGAAAACTGCGTGTACGTGCTGGTGGTGGATAGCCGCCACGAACAAGCGCCGGATGAATGGCTTTATCAAATCAGAGAGATAACGAAGGGACGGGCAGTAACAACATTGCTGGTGACAAACTGGTATGAAAAATGTGAAACCCGCCAGAACGAAGTACGATTGCGGCGCGAATTCCCCGATTTGCTGGATGAAGGCAGTTTCTTCTATTTTTCCTGCCATGAATCGGATGCGCCTGGTTTCAAGGATTTCGTGCAGGCGTTGGAAAAAGCCTGTCTCGACAGCCAGCGCATGGTGTTGAAAGAAACGCTGGATGTGAACGAAGCCCTGCAACAACAGTATCAGGACGATGTGTTCCTCGAATCCGCCGATCTGGAGGACATCATTGAACAGGTCACGCGCAGGCCGGAGTCTGTCGAAACCCTGCCCAACAAACTGGAGCAACTGGGTTTTCTGGTGCGGGTGGACAGCGACGACCAGCACTACTGCCTGAAACCGGCCTGGGCGGTGGATAACGCCTACGCCGTGCTGTATTCACCCCTGCTGCGTGAAGCCAAGGGCGTGTTGAAACTGAAAACCCTGCAACGCGAATTCAAGGGGCAAATCGCAACCCAGCACATGACCCATCTGGTCGAGTTTTTACAGATGCGCTCACTGTGCCGCAAACTGACCAGCGATGACGGTTATTTCTTCCCGGACGCAGCCCCCGCCGATGAATTGCCGGAGGCCAGCGAACTGCTCGGGGACAAGGCGCAGGGGTTGGCGATCCGTTTCGACCTGCCTTATCTGCCGCTGGGTTTCCATGCCGCGCTGGTGCATCGCCTGTTTGTGCCGGGTGGCATCAGCAGTACGGCTGACATCTGGCGGCAAGGCTTCATCCTGCGCAAAAACCACAGCCGCGCGGTCGTCCATTACCTGACGCGCAAAAGCGTGGTGGAACTGGCGCTGGCCGGAGACTGGCAGGATTTCGCCGGATTGCTCAACACCGTGCTGGTCAACCTGAAGGCCGTGCTGCTGGAAGGCAAGGGCATCCGCGAGGAGCAGATTGTGCCCTCCGTGGTGCTGGATCAGCAGGTATTTTCCGTGCATTCCGCCGAACGGCTGGTTGGTGTATTGGGGCAAATAAACAATCGTCCACAATTGGTTGAGGAGATTAAGGCTATGGCAGCAGGTAAAGTAACCAACTACTACGATTCAACGCACAACGAAGGTGATGGTCAGTACGTGACGCATAGTCATGATGTGGAGATGAATCAGTTTCTGGATAAATCTGAAAATACAATTACTACCGACCAGCGCCAGCAGATTGCGGTGATTGTTGATGAGTTGCTCAAGCAGGCGGGCAGTCTACCAGCAAAAGAAATCATTGCTGTTGGTCAGGTCAAAGAGGCGCTGGAAGATAAAGGCGGCAAACCAGAATCCCGCAAGTTGTTGGGCAGTGTCTGGAATGGGCTGAAAGACGTGCTGGGTGTTACCAAAACCACCACCGATATTGCCAAATTTGCCATGGAGCATCAGGCGGGGATTGTGGGGGCGATTACTACAGCGGTGGCGCTATTGTGA
- the tnpA gene encoding IS66 family insertion sequence element accessory protein TnpA encodes MNPGQDGRLAYWQAQLQRFQSSGLSGVQYCEQEQLSYHGFVYWRRKLCGTAGKPPGDGKRPVLPEPSGFVTVRPAQPGTDARTGDGLELSLPNGLVIRNIHPGNVALLRRLLGQL; translated from the coding sequence ATGAATCCAGGTCAAGATGGGCGTCTGGCGTACTGGCAAGCCCAGCTCCAACGCTTCCAGTCCTCCGGCCTTTCCGGAGTCCAGTATTGTGAACAGGAACAGTTGAGTTACCACGGCTTTGTCTACTGGCGGCGCAAATTATGCGGTACGGCGGGCAAGCCGCCCGGGGATGGCAAACGCCCGGTATTGCCAGAGCCTTCCGGTTTCGTGACTGTCCGCCCGGCGCAGCCGGGGACAGACGCCCGGACGGGCGATGGCCTGGAGCTGTCCCTGCCGAATGGCCTGGTGATCAGGAATATCCACCCCGGCAATGTGGCCTTGCTGCGCCGGTTGCTGGGGCAGTTGTAA
- a CDS encoding L-serine ammonia-lyase produces MFISVLELFKIGIGPSSSHTLGPMVAAHSFIQRIRSLGMETGRFSHAHLRCTLKGSLAFTGKGHATDRAITLGVHGYLPANLPENDLDALAKQLWASNYVRLDEQLTITFNPSSDIVFDYGEPLPEHPNGMIFELLDADQQPILAETCFSIGGGFISSREEITQLQAPLKSTPLASCQYPFDSASAMLQMAQASSLSIAQMKRCNELGRMTETCLDAGLDNIWQAMRTCIEKGLHTEGVLPGGLNIPRRAKHLYQDIRRNPASATINDWLCAYAMAVNEENAAGNQVVTAPTNGAAGVIPAVLYYFLTHENGTPAQVHNYLLTASAIGGLIKHRSSISGAEVGCQGEVGSAAAMAAAGLCAIRGGTPEQVENAAEIALEHHLGMTCDPVKGLVQVPCIERNGFGAIKAYTAASLALRGTGVHFMPLDSCIAAMKQTGLEMSHKYKETSLGGLAVSITEC; encoded by the coding sequence GTGTTCATCAGCGTACTGGAATTGTTCAAAATCGGCATCGGCCCGTCGAGTTCCCATACCCTCGGCCCAATGGTCGCCGCCCACAGCTTTATTCAGCGCATTCGCTCACTGGGCATGGAGACTGGCCGATTCAGCCATGCCCACCTGCGCTGCACCCTGAAAGGCTCCCTCGCGTTTACCGGCAAGGGGCACGCTACTGATCGTGCCATTACCCTGGGCGTGCATGGCTACCTTCCCGCCAATCTCCCTGAAAACGACCTGGATGCACTGGCCAAACAACTCTGGGCAAGCAATTATGTGCGACTGGATGAACAACTCACCATAACATTCAATCCAAGCAGCGATATTGTGTTCGACTACGGCGAACCTTTACCCGAACACCCTAACGGCATGATCTTCGAGCTACTTGACGCCGACCAGCAACCCATCCTTGCGGAAACCTGCTTTTCCATCGGTGGCGGTTTCATTAGCAGCCGCGAAGAAATTACCCAGCTACAAGCCCCGCTTAAAAGCACGCCGCTGGCTTCCTGCCAATACCCGTTCGACTCCGCCAGCGCGATGTTGCAGATGGCGCAGGCAAGCAGCTTGTCCATCGCACAAATGAAACGCTGCAACGAACTGGGGCGCATGACCGAAACCTGCCTCGACGCAGGTCTGGATAACATCTGGCAAGCCATGCGTACCTGCATTGAAAAGGGTTTGCATACGGAAGGCGTGTTGCCCGGCGGCCTAAACATCCCGCGCCGCGCCAAACACCTTTATCAGGACATTCGGCGCAATCCAGCCAGCGCCACCATCAATGACTGGTTATGCGCCTACGCCATGGCCGTCAACGAAGAAAATGCTGCCGGTAACCAGGTCGTAACCGCCCCAACCAATGGTGCTGCCGGTGTCATACCCGCCGTCCTGTACTATTTCCTTACCCATGAAAACGGTACGCCCGCGCAAGTACACAACTACCTGCTGACCGCCAGTGCCATTGGCGGCCTGATCAAGCACCGCAGCTCTATCTCTGGCGCGGAAGTCGGCTGTCAGGGCGAAGTCGGTTCCGCCGCCGCCATGGCCGCCGCCGGTCTGTGCGCGATCCGTGGCGGCACGCCCGAACAGGTGGAAAATGCCGCCGAAATTGCCCTCGAACATCACCTCGGCATGACCTGCGACCCGGTGAAAGGGCTGGTGCAAGTTCCCTGCATCGAGCGCAACGGATTTGGAGCCATCAAAGCTTATACAGCCGCATCCCTCGCCCTGCGTGGTACAGGCGTACACTTTATGCCGCTGGACAGCTGCATCGCCGCCATGAAACAAACCGGCCTGGAAATGTCCCACAAATACAAGGAAACCTCACTGGGTGGGCTGGCGGTTAGCATCACCGAATGCTGA
- the tnpB gene encoding IS66 family insertion sequence element accessory protein TnpB (TnpB, as the term is used for proteins encoded by IS66 family insertion elements, is considered an accessory protein, since TnpC, encoded by a neighboring gene, is a DDE family transposase.), whose protein sequence is MARYFRPAGEMPDIYLYRPPIDFRKAAQGLAAIVAQELGHDPFAGALYAFTNRQRTKIKCLYWEDNGFVLYYKALAEEKFHWPQTGDGGVMALTAQQINWLLDGYDISLLKGHKKVVLRGAVLATYPDDFVII, encoded by the coding sequence ATGGCCCGTTATTTCCGCCCCGCCGGGGAGATGCCGGACATTTACCTTTACCGCCCGCCCATTGATTTCCGCAAGGCCGCCCAGGGGCTGGCGGCGATCGTGGCGCAGGAATTGGGCCACGACCCGTTTGCCGGGGCGCTGTACGCCTTCACCAACCGCCAGCGCACGAAAATCAAATGCCTGTATTGGGAAGACAATGGCTTTGTGCTGTATTACAAAGCCCTGGCGGAAGAGAAGTTCCATTGGCCGCAAACGGGGGATGGCGGGGTGATGGCGCTGACGGCCCAGCAGATCAACTGGCTGCTGGACGGTTATGACATCAGCCTGCTCAAAGGGCATAAAAAAGTTGTGCTACGGGGCGCTGTTTTAGCGACTTATCCTGATGATTTTGTTATCATTTAA
- a CDS encoding ISAzo13-like element transposase-related protein gives MEQHWNGTQLKDAETLLEWAKTMTWKGINPMVEFSRKVYEKGVTLSKKAMEAVEARLERNAALPKWDILIRPVFG, from the coding sequence CTGGAACAACACTGGAACGGCACCCAGCTCAAGGATGCCGAAACCCTGCTGGAATGGGCAAAAACCATGACCTGGAAAGGCATCAACCCCATGGTCGAATTCAGTCGCAAGGTTTATGAGAAGGGTGTGACCCTCAGCAAAAAAGCTATGGAGGCTGTTGAGGCGAGGCTGGAAAGAAATGCTGCTTTACCAAAATGGGACATTCTGATTCGCCCTGTTTTTGGGTAA
- a CDS encoding DUF5615 family PIN-like protein, giving the protein MKFLVDAHLPRKLATQLKEAGYDTRHTLGLPLGNSTTDQSINELSIAEQRILITKDSDFVDSFWL; this is encoded by the coding sequence ATGAAGTTTCTGGTCGACGCGCATCTGCCCCGCAAACTGGCAACCCAGCTCAAGGAAGCAGGCTATGACACCCGGCATACGCTGGGTTTGCCTTTGGGGAACAGCACCACCGACCAATCCATCAATGAACTGTCTATTGCAGAACAACGCATCCTCATCACCAAGGATTCCGATTTCGTGGATTCCTTCTGGCTGTAA
- a CDS encoding DUF433 domain-containing protein: MDPNICHGKPTIRGLRYPVENMLELFSAGMTIEEILDDYEDLEREDLLAVLAYATRLSQVKRIEVAQAA; the protein is encoded by the coding sequence ATCGACCCAAATATTTGCCACGGCAAACCTACCATCCGTGGTCTGCGTTACCCGGTGGAAAACATGCTGGAACTGTTCAGCGCAGGCATGACCATTGAAGAAATTCTGGATGATTACGAAGACCTGGAACGCGAAGACTTGTTGGCTGTTCTGGCCTATGCCACCCGTCTTTCCCAGGTCAAACGCATTGAAGTAGCGCAAGCCGCATGA
- the lpdA gene encoding dihydrolipoyl dehydrogenase, translated as MSHIVEVKVPDIGSFDNVEIIEVLVEPGFQIEPEESLITIESDKASMEIPSPLAGTVREVKVKVGDRVSEGSLILMLEVSEANASEETPPSLPLSGERQEVAPAPQAAAFSGSADLETEVVVLGSGPGGYTAAFRAADLGKKVVLVERYSNIGGVCLNVGCIPSKALLHTAEVINEAKEFAHYGVKFGEPEIDIDAIRAHKDGVVSKLTGGLKALAKQRKVTIVHGYGRFTSANTVEVEAEDGSKQTVKFANCIIAAGSRVTKLPFIPWDDPRVMDSTDALALAEVPKRMLVVGGGIIGLEMATVYHALGAKITVVELSPGLMPGADRDIVKPLHNAIKKQYENIYLDTKVTAIEPTPEGLVCTFEGKGAPEKDTFDRVLVAIGRSPNGGLIDAGKAGVFVGARGFIPVDKQMRTNVPHIFAIGDIVGQPMLAHKATHEGKVAAEVIAGHKSYFDAKTIPSVAYTSPEVAWMGKTEEQCKSEGIAIEKGVFPWAASGRALSMDAGNGVTKVLFDKESGRIIGTGIAGKNAGELIAEAVLALEMGADAHDIGLTVHPHPTLSETLNFAAEVAEGTCTDIYAPKK; from the coding sequence ATGAGTCATATCGTCGAAGTAAAAGTCCCCGACATCGGCAGTTTTGATAATGTTGAAATTATTGAAGTACTGGTGGAACCCGGTTTCCAGATCGAGCCGGAAGAGTCTCTGATTACCATTGAGTCGGATAAGGCGTCGATGGAGATTCCTAGCCCGCTGGCCGGGACTGTCAGGGAAGTGAAGGTCAAGGTGGGGGATCGGGTTTCGGAAGGGAGCCTGATTTTGATGTTGGAGGTTAGCGAAGCTAACGCTTCGGAAGAAACCCCCCCCAGTCTCCCCTTATCAGGGGAGAGGCAAGAGGTGGCTCCAGCTCCACAGGCTGCTGCATTTAGTGGCAGTGCTGATCTCGAAACTGAGGTTGTGGTGTTGGGTTCCGGCCCCGGTGGTTACACCGCAGCCTTCCGCGCTGCTGACCTCGGCAAGAAAGTAGTGCTGGTCGAACGCTACAGCAATATCGGCGGTGTGTGCCTGAATGTCGGCTGCATTCCCTCCAAAGCATTGCTGCACACGGCGGAAGTGATCAACGAAGCTAAAGAATTCGCCCATTACGGCGTGAAATTCGGCGAGCCGGAAATCGACATCGACGCGATCCGTGCACACAAGGATGGCGTAGTCAGCAAGCTGACCGGCGGCCTGAAGGCATTGGCTAAACAGCGCAAGGTCACGATTGTTCATGGTTATGGCCGTTTCACTTCCGCCAACACCGTCGAAGTGGAAGCGGAAGATGGCAGCAAGCAAACCGTCAAGTTTGCCAACTGCATCATCGCAGCTGGTTCACGCGTGACCAAACTGCCATTCATTCCGTGGGACGACCCGCGTGTGATGGATTCCACCGATGCGCTGGCGCTGGCAGAAGTGCCCAAGCGGATGCTGGTGGTTGGTGGCGGCATTATCGGGCTGGAAATGGCCACGGTGTACCACGCGCTAGGCGCAAAAATCACGGTGGTGGAACTGTCACCGGGGCTGATGCCGGGTGCTGACCGCGATATTGTGAAGCCGCTGCACAATGCCATCAAAAAGCAGTACGAAAACATCTATCTGGACACTAAGGTCACGGCTATCGAGCCGACGCCGGAAGGTCTGGTGTGTACGTTTGAAGGCAAGGGCGCACCGGAAAAGGATACCTTCGACCGTGTGCTGGTTGCGATCGGGCGTTCACCGAATGGTGGGTTGATTGATGCTGGCAAGGCGGGCGTGTTTGTTGGCGCGCGCGGCTTTATTCCGGTCGACAAGCAGATGCGCACCAACGTGCCGCACATTTTCGCGATTGGCGACATCGTGGGTCAGCCGATGCTGGCGCACAAAGCGACGCACGAAGGCAAAGTTGCTGCTGAAGTTATCGCCGGACACAAATCCTATTTTGATGCGAAAACCATTCCCTCGGTTGCCTACACCAGCCCCGAAGTGGCCTGGATGGGCAAGACCGAAGAGCAATGCAAGTCTGAAGGCATCGCCATTGAAAAAGGCGTTTTCCCGTGGGCAGCCAGCGGACGCGCACTGTCGATGGACGCAGGCAACGGTGTGACCAAGGTGCTGTTCGACAAGGAATCCGGTCGTATCATCGGTACAGGTATTGCTGGCAAAAATGCAGGCGAACTGATCGCCGAAGCAGTGCTGGCGCTGGAAATGGGTGCGGACGCACATGATATTGGCCTGACGGTTCACCCTCATCCGACGCTTTCCGAAACACTGAACTTTGCGGCGGAAGTGGCGGAAGGGACGTGTACGGATATTTACGCGCCGAAGAAGTAG
- the aceF gene encoding dihydrolipoyllysine-residue acetyltransferase, translating into MAIQEIQVPDIGSFENVEVIEVLVSAGDTVQAEDSLITVESDKASMEIPSPASGVVKELKIKVGDRVSEGSLLLLMDVAEGKETPPGLPLSGEVKESAPAKTEPVPAPASLAPKQETRPQRASSPTAAVQADMKNVDFSKAYATPSVRRFARELGVDLNKVSGSGRKGRITQEDVKGYVKDVMSLGGVPGKAAIPGNVLGVAPMPEIDFSQWGEIETVPLSRINKLTGEFLHRNWVHIPHVTQFDQADITDLEAFRKQLNEENAKSGVKITPLVFIMKAVVAGLKAYPRFNSSLDAKGENLIRKNYFHIGVAVDTPDGLVVPVIRDVDKKSIMQLSEELKEISGKARDKKLKPADMQGGCFSISSLGGIGGTKFTPIVNAPEVAILGVSKSDMQPVWNGKEFAPRLMLPLSLSYDHRVIDGADGARFTTYLAKMLGDIRRLLV; encoded by the coding sequence ATGGCAATCCAGGAAATACAGGTGCCAGACATTGGCAGTTTTGAGAATGTCGAAGTCATCGAAGTGCTGGTCAGTGCTGGCGACACGGTGCAAGCCGAAGACTCACTGATTACGGTTGAATCCGACAAGGCGTCGATGGAGATTCCGTCGCCTGCATCTGGCGTGGTCAAGGAACTGAAAATCAAGGTTGGGGATCGGGTGTCGGAAGGCAGTTTGTTGCTGCTGATGGATGTGGCAGAGGGTAAAGAAACTCCTCCCGGCCTCCCCTTATCAGGGGAGGTGAAAGAATCTGCACCTGCAAAAACTGAACCTGTTCCCGCGCCTGCCTCACTTGCACCAAAACAGGAGACACGTCCGCAACGCGCTTCCTCCCCGACCGCCGCTGTACAAGCTGACATGAAAAATGTCGATTTCAGCAAGGCTTACGCGACCCCGTCGGTACGCAGGTTTGCCCGTGAACTTGGCGTCGACCTCAACAAGGTATCAGGTTCTGGCCGCAAAGGGCGCATTACCCAGGAAGATGTAAAAGGCTATGTCAAGGATGTGATGAGCCTCGGTGGTGTACCTGGGAAGGCAGCAATACCGGGCAATGTGCTGGGTGTTGCACCGATGCCGGAAATCGACTTCAGCCAGTGGGGCGAAATCGAAACGGTTCCGCTATCCCGCATCAACAAGCTGACAGGCGAGTTCCTGCACCGTAATTGGGTACATATTCCGCATGTTACCCAGTTCGATCAGGCTGACATCACCGATCTGGAGGCTTTCCGCAAACAGTTGAATGAGGAAAACGCCAAATCCGGTGTCAAGATTACGCCGCTGGTGTTCATCATGAAAGCGGTAGTGGCTGGTTTAAAGGCTTACCCGCGTTTCAATTCCTCGCTGGATGCGAAGGGAGAGAACCTGATCCGCAAGAACTACTTCCACATCGGCGTGGCAGTGGATACGCCGGATGGTCTGGTGGTGCCGGTTATCCGTGACGTGGACAAAAAGTCCATCATGCAGCTTTCCGAAGAGTTGAAAGAAATCTCCGGCAAGGCGCGTGACAAGAAGCTGAAACCTGCTGACATGCAGGGCGGTTGTTTCTCCATTTCCAGCCTCGGCGGGATTGGTGGCACCAAGTTCACCCCGATTGTGAATGCGCCGGAAGTCGCTATCCTCGGCGTTTCCAAATCCGACATGCAGCCGGTGTGGAATGGCAAGGAATTCGCGCCGCGCCTGATGCTGCCGCTGTCGCTGTCGTATGACCATCGCGTGATTGATGGGGCTGACGGGGCGCGTTTCACCACTTACCTTGCGAAAATGCTGGGCGACATCCGGAGGCTACTGGTATGA
- a CDS encoding DUF433 domain-containing protein — protein MDPNICHGKPTIRGLRYPVENMLELFSAGMTIEEILDDYEDLEREDLLAVLAYATRLSQVKRIEVAQAAAAGGFWNNTGTAPSSRMPKPCWNGQKP, from the coding sequence ATCGACCCAAATATTTGCCACGGCAAACCTACCATCCGTGGTCTGCGTTACCCGGTGGAAAACATGCTGGAACTGTTCAGCGCAGGCATGACCATTGAAGAAATTCTGGATGATTACGAAGACCTGGAACGCGAAGACTTGTTGGCTGTTCTGGCCTATGCCACCCGTCTTTCCCAGGTCAAACGCATTGAAGTAGCGCAAGCCGCAGCTGCTGGGGGATTCTGGAACAACACTGGAACGGCACCCAGCTCAAGGATGCCGAAACCCTGCTGGAATGGGCAAAAACCATGA
- a CDS encoding toxin-antitoxin system TumE family protein: MFEGGDRLDFAEVKNTDHAGKVKYRYQYMDAGQNMIFRYDNAPHHRQIATFPHHKHDRDVIRDSCEPSLEDVLLEIAEYRKRR; encoded by the coding sequence ATGTTTGAGGGTGGTGATCGGCTTGATTTTGCCGAAGTCAAAAATACCGATCACGCGGGTAAGGTCAAATATCGGTATCAATACATGGATGCCGGGCAGAACATGATTTTCCGTTATGACAATGCCCCTCATCACCGGCAGATTGCGACATTTCCCCACCACAAACACGACCGGGATGTGATTCGTGATAGCTGTGAACCCTCACTCGAAGATGTGCTGCTGGAAATTGCGGAGTATCGTAAGCGCCGTTAA